One stretch of Ictalurus punctatus breed USDA103 chromosome 5, Coco_2.0, whole genome shotgun sequence DNA includes these proteins:
- the trim36 gene encoding E3 ubiquitin-protein ligase TRIM36 isoform X1, translated as MSAVSRRSSMGVPIKNIERELICPICKELFTHPLILPCQHSVCHKCVKELLMLNQDDSFGTDAGSECSNPGSPRSRVPSPSMERLDRLVRSGSVSSSPGWRRSSVTPRVTSFPCPGCQRDIELGERGISMLFRNFTLESIVERYRQAARAAVAIMCNLCKPPAVQEATKSCMDCKASYCNECFKLHHPWGTPRAQHEYVGPTTNFRPKVLMCPEHEMEKVNMYCEVCRRPVCHLCKLGGSHANHKVTSMSSAYKVLKDKLAKSIHYLISKEEQVKTQISELEVMIRQTEENGQLAERQANEHFERLFETLQERKTELLRSIELSRNRRQDKLKSQVDEYQGMLENSGLVGYAQEVLKETDQSCFVQTAKQLHIRVQKATESLKTFQPAANPSFDEFILDTSKEESLLKDLSFGGVPNPPMIDLSQSRVYNEGLIHWRLHEDCLPTDHHVLEYRKVPAKDEEESQWHLTERVHGSSTVVCDLDSDCRYAFRVRSSRNTIHSPYSPEVSFHTPPAPVFGFLFNEKCGYSAERLQLSKRKDSVESMAGMVFLLAADRVQTGSYVCLDYIIGDTGISHGRHYWAFHVEPSSYMVKVGVASDAKMSEWFHNPHDTSSPRYDHDSGHDSGSEDTCYELSQPFTLLTAGMGKLFIPKASHTAAAGDHGSRVLPLPQRIGICLDYDAGRVFFYDADSMRCLYERRVDCSGTMYPAFGLMGGGAIHLEEFITAKRLSYM; from the exons ATGTCTGCGGTATCAAGGCGCAGCTCTATGGGG GTCCCTATAAAGAACATCGAGCGTGAGCTGATCTGCCCCATTTGCAAGGAACTGTTCACGCACCCGCTCATTCTGCCTTGCCAGCACAGCGTTTGTCACAAATGTGTCAAAGAGCTGCTCATGCTAAACCAGGACGACTCGTTCGGTACGGACGCCGGATCCGAGTGCTCGAACCCTGGAAGCCCGAGGTCCAGAGTTCCCTCTCCCAGCATGGAGAGGCTGGACAGGCTGGTCCGATCAG GGTCCGTGTCATCCTCCCCCGGCTGGAGGCGCTCCTCGGTCACCCCCCGTGTCACCAGCTTCCCATGCCCAGGTTGCCAGCGTGACATAGAGCTGGGCGAGCGGGGCATCAGCATGCTCTTCCGAAACTTCACGCTGGAGAGCATTGTGGAGCGCTACAGGCAGGCGGCCCGTGCCGCTGTCGCCATCATGTGCAACCTGTGCAAGCCGCCTGCTGTGCAGGAGGCCACCAAGAGCTGCATGGACTGCAAGGCGAGCTACTGCAATGAGTGCTTCAAGCTGCACCACCCGTGGGGGACACCCAGGGCCCAACACGAGTACGTTGGGCCTACTACTAACTTCAGACCAAAG GTGTTGATGTGTCCTGAGCATGAGATGGAGAAAGTTAACATGTACTGCGAGGTGTGTCGCCGGCCAGTGTGCCACCTCTGCAAACTTGGCGGTTCTCATGCTAACCATAAGGTCACGTCCATGAGCAGTGCCTACAAGGTCCTGAAG GATAAGCTAGCAAAAAGTATCCATTACTTAATTAGCAAAGAGGAACAAGTGAAGACTCAGATTTCTGAACTTGAGGTCATGATTCGGCAGACCGAG GAAAATGGACAACTCGCAGAGAGACAGGCGAACGAGCACTTTGAGCGTCTATTTGAGACTCTGCAGGAAAGGAAGACTGAATTGTTGCGGTCCATCGAGCTGTCCAGGAACCGGCGTCAGGACAAGCTCAAGAGCCAGGTGGATGAGTACCAGGGCATGCTGGAGAACAGCGGTTTAGTGGGTTACGCACAGGAAGTCCTCAAGGAGACTGACCAATCCTGCTTTGTTCAGACGGCTAAGCAGCTCCACATCAG GGTTCAGAAAGCCACAGAGTCATTGAAGACCTTTCAGCCTGCTGCTAACCCCTCGTTTGATGAGTTTATCCTGGACACCTCAAAGGAAGAGTCCTTGCTGAAAGACCTTTCCTTTGGTGGAG TTCCCAATCCTCCCATGATTGACCTGTCTCAGAGTCGTGTGTATAACGAGGGCCTGATTCACTGGAGGCTGCATGAGGACTGTCTGCCCACAGACCACCATGTCCTTGAGTATAGAAAAGTGCCTGCaaaggatgaggaggagagcCAGTGGCACCTGACCGAGCGTGTGCACGGCTCCAGCACAGTGGTGTGTGACTTGGATAGTGATTGCCGCTACGCGTTCAGGGTGCGGAGCAGCCGCAATACCATTCACAGCCCCTACAGCCCTGAGGTGTCCTTTCACACACCACCTGCACCAG TGTTCGGCTTCCTGTTCAATGAGAAATGTGGCTACAGTGCAGAGCGTCTGCAGTTGAGCAAGAGGAAGGATTCTGTGGAAAGCATGGCTGGCATGGTCTTCCTGTTGGCCGCTGATCGGGTCCAGACTGGAAGTTACGTATGCCTTGACTACATCATCGGTGACACGGGCATATCACATGGCCGCCACTACTGGGCTTTCCATGTGGAGCCTAGCTCTTACATGGTGAAAGTGGGTGTGGCGTCAGATGCGAAGATGAGCGAGTGGTTCCACAACCCCCATGACACCAGCAGCCCAAG GTACGACCATGACAGTGGGCATGACAGCGGCAGCGAGGACACGTGCTATGAGCTCTCACAGCCTTTCACTCTACTCACAGCAGGCATGGGCAAGCTCTTTATTCCCAAAGCGTCCCACACTGCAGCCGCAGGAGACCATGGCAGCCGTGTTCTTCCTCTGCCTCAGCGAATCGGCATCTGCCTTGACTACGATGCCGGCCGCGTATTCTTCTACGACGCTGACTCGATGCGCTGCCTCTACGAGCGTCGGGTGGACTGTTCCGGGACCATGTACCCTGCGTTCGGCCTCATGGGGGGCGGAGCCATCCACCTGGAGGAGTTCATCACAGCCAAGCGCCTCTCTTACATGTGA
- the trim36 gene encoding E3 ubiquitin-protein ligase TRIM36 isoform X2: MLFRNFTLESIVERYRQAARAAVAIMCNLCKPPAVQEATKSCMDCKASYCNECFKLHHPWGTPRAQHEYVGPTTNFRPKVLMCPEHEMEKVNMYCEVCRRPVCHLCKLGGSHANHKVTSMSSAYKVLKDKLAKSIHYLISKEEQVKTQISELEVMIRQTEENGQLAERQANEHFERLFETLQERKTELLRSIELSRNRRQDKLKSQVDEYQGMLENSGLVGYAQEVLKETDQSCFVQTAKQLHIRVQKATESLKTFQPAANPSFDEFILDTSKEESLLKDLSFGGVPNPPMIDLSQSRVYNEGLIHWRLHEDCLPTDHHVLEYRKVPAKDEEESQWHLTERVHGSSTVVCDLDSDCRYAFRVRSSRNTIHSPYSPEVSFHTPPAPVFGFLFNEKCGYSAERLQLSKRKDSVESMAGMVFLLAADRVQTGSYVCLDYIIGDTGISHGRHYWAFHVEPSSYMVKVGVASDAKMSEWFHNPHDTSSPRYDHDSGHDSGSEDTCYELSQPFTLLTAGMGKLFIPKASHTAAAGDHGSRVLPLPQRIGICLDYDAGRVFFYDADSMRCLYERRVDCSGTMYPAFGLMGGGAIHLEEFITAKRLSYM, translated from the exons ATGCTCTTCCGAAACTTCACGCTGGAGAGCATTGTGGAGCGCTACAGGCAGGCGGCCCGTGCCGCTGTCGCCATCATGTGCAACCTGTGCAAGCCGCCTGCTGTGCAGGAGGCCACCAAGAGCTGCATGGACTGCAAGGCGAGCTACTGCAATGAGTGCTTCAAGCTGCACCACCCGTGGGGGACACCCAGGGCCCAACACGAGTACGTTGGGCCTACTACTAACTTCAGACCAAAG GTGTTGATGTGTCCTGAGCATGAGATGGAGAAAGTTAACATGTACTGCGAGGTGTGTCGCCGGCCAGTGTGCCACCTCTGCAAACTTGGCGGTTCTCATGCTAACCATAAGGTCACGTCCATGAGCAGTGCCTACAAGGTCCTGAAG GATAAGCTAGCAAAAAGTATCCATTACTTAATTAGCAAAGAGGAACAAGTGAAGACTCAGATTTCTGAACTTGAGGTCATGATTCGGCAGACCGAG GAAAATGGACAACTCGCAGAGAGACAGGCGAACGAGCACTTTGAGCGTCTATTTGAGACTCTGCAGGAAAGGAAGACTGAATTGTTGCGGTCCATCGAGCTGTCCAGGAACCGGCGTCAGGACAAGCTCAAGAGCCAGGTGGATGAGTACCAGGGCATGCTGGAGAACAGCGGTTTAGTGGGTTACGCACAGGAAGTCCTCAAGGAGACTGACCAATCCTGCTTTGTTCAGACGGCTAAGCAGCTCCACATCAG GGTTCAGAAAGCCACAGAGTCATTGAAGACCTTTCAGCCTGCTGCTAACCCCTCGTTTGATGAGTTTATCCTGGACACCTCAAAGGAAGAGTCCTTGCTGAAAGACCTTTCCTTTGGTGGAG TTCCCAATCCTCCCATGATTGACCTGTCTCAGAGTCGTGTGTATAACGAGGGCCTGATTCACTGGAGGCTGCATGAGGACTGTCTGCCCACAGACCACCATGTCCTTGAGTATAGAAAAGTGCCTGCaaaggatgaggaggagagcCAGTGGCACCTGACCGAGCGTGTGCACGGCTCCAGCACAGTGGTGTGTGACTTGGATAGTGATTGCCGCTACGCGTTCAGGGTGCGGAGCAGCCGCAATACCATTCACAGCCCCTACAGCCCTGAGGTGTCCTTTCACACACCACCTGCACCAG TGTTCGGCTTCCTGTTCAATGAGAAATGTGGCTACAGTGCAGAGCGTCTGCAGTTGAGCAAGAGGAAGGATTCTGTGGAAAGCATGGCTGGCATGGTCTTCCTGTTGGCCGCTGATCGGGTCCAGACTGGAAGTTACGTATGCCTTGACTACATCATCGGTGACACGGGCATATCACATGGCCGCCACTACTGGGCTTTCCATGTGGAGCCTAGCTCTTACATGGTGAAAGTGGGTGTGGCGTCAGATGCGAAGATGAGCGAGTGGTTCCACAACCCCCATGACACCAGCAGCCCAAG GTACGACCATGACAGTGGGCATGACAGCGGCAGCGAGGACACGTGCTATGAGCTCTCACAGCCTTTCACTCTACTCACAGCAGGCATGGGCAAGCTCTTTATTCCCAAAGCGTCCCACACTGCAGCCGCAGGAGACCATGGCAGCCGTGTTCTTCCTCTGCCTCAGCGAATCGGCATCTGCCTTGACTACGATGCCGGCCGCGTATTCTTCTACGACGCTGACTCGATGCGCTGCCTCTACGAGCGTCGGGTGGACTGTTCCGGGACCATGTACCCTGCGTTCGGCCTCATGGGGGGCGGAGCCATCCACCTGGAGGAGTTCATCACAGCCAAGCGCCTCTCTTACATGTGA